A window of Pirellula sp. SH-Sr6A contains these coding sequences:
- a CDS encoding c-type cytochrome has protein sequence MRRSRFHVLLTLVAGALLAPPVMAFDLGATPPSAFRVPAGFQVDLVYEVPLAEQGSWVCLTPDLDGKILASDQYGKIYRVTPAPVGSTADKTVVEALDIEIGMAQGLLRTKDGLYVDVNNKENAGLYRFQDTDGDGKFEKKDYLIPLNGGGEHGPHAIIEGPDGRLYLCAGNQTKLPEKIDASRVPKHWSEDHMLGRMPDARGFMANVPAPGGFILSLKPDGSDIELLSTGFRNEYDIAFNPLGDLFTYDADMEWDVGTPWYRPTRVNHVTSGSEFGWRNGTGKWPEYFADSLGSVADIGYGSPTGIVFGIGTKFPAKFQNSLLISDWSFGVVYAVSMTPKDSSYEAKVEPFVSASPMPVTDLIVSPNEGCIYMSVGGRKVQSALYRIRYTGPEDVSPAKFPDSADAQKARQARRELESMHRGSFDLAKVLAQVGSPDRSMRTAARIALEHQDPKLWRDALAKASTPQAAITLAVALCRKGESSDQAAIQNKLLSLSWQSLSATEKLELLRAYQLSFLRLGDGNADFRGKIVQQLDSHFPAEDGDSRLDRELARVLVYLEAPKIIDRCVGKMRTSGSADDQIHYAFCLREATNGWNESLRKQYFQWFYDVATARGGASFGGFIENIRQAAIKKLSDDEKSSLGELVGAPPAPKDPLADLEPRKLVKQWTVDELEKTADSKQKGFDFERGKQMFAVAQCYKCHRFNGQGGIQGPDLTASGGRFSTHDMLVAIVEPSKAISDQYEATQFLLEDDTVVTGRVANLNGNNLMVSTNMLDPANFTNVSRNKIVEMKASKVSMMPTGLLDTLNQDEVLDLLAYLKSGGNPKHEVYKK, from the coding sequence ATGCGACGCTCTCGCTTTCATGTTTTGTTAACGCTCGTAGCGGGGGCCCTCCTGGCACCCCCCGTCATGGCGTTCGATCTTGGGGCAACCCCGCCTAGCGCGTTCCGGGTCCCGGCCGGCTTCCAAGTCGATCTCGTTTACGAAGTTCCCTTGGCCGAACAAGGCTCGTGGGTTTGCTTGACCCCCGACTTAGATGGAAAGATCCTGGCCTCCGATCAGTACGGCAAGATCTACCGAGTCACCCCAGCCCCGGTGGGATCCACCGCCGATAAGACCGTTGTCGAAGCTTTGGATATCGAAATCGGAATGGCCCAAGGGCTTCTCCGGACCAAAGATGGTCTCTACGTCGACGTCAACAACAAAGAGAACGCGGGACTCTATCGATTCCAAGACACCGATGGAGACGGGAAGTTCGAAAAGAAGGACTATCTCATTCCGCTTAACGGTGGTGGGGAACACGGTCCTCATGCCATCATCGAAGGACCCGATGGCCGACTTTATCTTTGCGCCGGTAACCAAACCAAGCTGCCTGAAAAGATCGACGCTTCGCGCGTTCCGAAACATTGGTCCGAGGACCACATGCTGGGGAGAATGCCCGATGCTCGAGGCTTCATGGCAAATGTGCCGGCACCAGGTGGCTTCATCCTGTCGCTGAAACCCGATGGAAGCGATATTGAGCTTCTCTCAACAGGCTTCCGCAATGAGTACGATATCGCCTTCAATCCGCTCGGCGATCTTTTCACCTACGATGCCGACATGGAATGGGACGTCGGCACTCCATGGTATCGCCCCACCCGAGTCAATCATGTGACCAGCGGTTCCGAGTTCGGCTGGCGAAACGGCACAGGCAAGTGGCCTGAGTATTTCGCCGACAGCCTCGGCTCGGTCGCCGATATCGGCTACGGATCCCCGACGGGAATCGTCTTTGGAATCGGTACCAAATTCCCCGCCAAGTTCCAAAACTCTCTGCTCATCAGCGATTGGAGCTTCGGTGTCGTGTACGCAGTGTCGATGACTCCAAAGGATTCCTCCTACGAAGCCAAAGTGGAACCCTTCGTTAGCGCTTCCCCGATGCCGGTTACTGATTTGATTGTTTCGCCGAACGAAGGCTGTATTTACATGTCGGTCGGTGGTCGGAAAGTGCAGTCCGCTCTCTATCGCATTCGCTACACCGGCCCCGAGGATGTTTCACCCGCGAAGTTCCCCGATTCGGCCGACGCTCAAAAAGCTCGCCAAGCCCGTCGAGAGTTGGAATCGATGCACCGCGGTTCCTTTGACTTGGCCAAGGTCCTAGCGCAGGTCGGAAGCCCCGACAGATCGATGCGAACCGCTGCCCGTATCGCATTGGAACACCAAGATCCCAAACTGTGGCGCGACGCGTTGGCAAAGGCCTCGACACCGCAAGCAGCCATCACGCTCGCTGTGGCCCTCTGCCGCAAAGGGGAGAGCTCGGACCAAGCAGCCATTCAGAACAAACTTCTGAGCCTTTCCTGGCAATCCTTGTCCGCCACCGAAAAGCTCGAACTGCTTCGCGCCTACCAACTATCGTTCTTGCGATTAGGCGACGGCAACGCCGATTTCCGCGGCAAGATCGTCCAGCAACTCGATAGCCATTTCCCGGCTGAGGATGGAGATAGCCGACTCGATCGCGAACTAGCGCGTGTCCTGGTCTACCTCGAAGCTCCCAAGATCATCGACCGTTGTGTTGGAAAGATGAGAACCAGCGGCTCGGCGGACGATCAAATCCATTACGCGTTCTGCCTCCGCGAAGCAACCAACGGTTGGAACGAATCCCTGAGAAAGCAATACTTCCAATGGTTCTATGACGTCGCGACCGCTCGCGGGGGTGCATCCTTTGGTGGCTTCATCGAGAATATTCGCCAAGCGGCTATCAAGAAACTTTCCGACGACGAGAAGTCCTCCCTCGGGGAATTGGTGGGAGCTCCTCCTGCCCCCAAAGATCCGCTCGCCGATTTGGAACCCCGAAAACTAGTAAAGCAGTGGACCGTCGACGAACTCGAGAAGACCGCGGACTCCAAACAAAAGGGATTTGACTTTGAACGAGGCAAACAGATGTTTGCTGTAGCGCAATGCTACAAATGCCACAGATTCAACGGGCAAGGGGGCATTCAAGGTCCTGACTTGACCGCATCAGGAGGCCGCTTCAGCACGCACGACATGCTCGTGGCGATCGTGGAACCGAGCAAAGCGATCAGCGATCAATACGAAGCAACCCAGTTCTTGCTCGAAGATGACACCGTCGTAACGGGCCGGGTCGCCAACCTCAATGGGAACAATCTCATGGTATCGACGAACATGCTCGATCCCGCGAACTTTACCAATGTCTCACGCAATAAGATCGTCGAGATGAAGGCGAGCAAAGTATCGATGATGCCCACCGGCCTGCTCGACACGCTCAATCAAGACGAAGTACTCGATCTGCTCGCCTACCTGAAGTCAGGGGGCAATCCGAAGCACGAAGTCTACAAAAAGTAA
- a CDS encoding glycosyltransferase family 10 domain-containing protein, giving the protein MTRPVLLFSSTYVGYDFLRQIPSSPIDWNRFEFTLDPTHPHLFGCVVYDDLPGTLRLPCPRSHCLLVTGEPPSLRTYRPRYTHQFGAIRTSHTSISHPKKSLGHEGQPWYYGLWPGDTHGDILRFDELAQLPPPAKPYRISVIASNKTTTPDHRERLRFVQMLQDAMGQDLHVFGRGIRSMQDKSEAIYPYEYHIVLENDHSDYYVSEKLVDSYLGWAFPIYSGSRHVNDLFPTESFLRIDMYRPEESIHRIRDAIRNNLAERRFDAMRTARESVLYQHNLFAMIQRHFAELAPWSPRGRGCVLYPKKQATKQILRRFYERGLLLD; this is encoded by the coding sequence ATGACGCGTCCCGTCCTTCTGTTCTCATCCACCTACGTCGGCTACGATTTTCTGCGTCAGATTCCAAGTTCTCCAATCGACTGGAATCGCTTCGAATTTACACTGGATCCCACGCACCCCCATCTCTTTGGGTGCGTGGTCTACGACGATCTGCCTGGAACTCTTCGGCTTCCATGCCCCAGATCGCATTGCTTGCTAGTGACGGGCGAACCCCCTTCCCTGCGGACCTATCGCCCTCGTTACACGCATCAGTTTGGTGCGATTCGCACGAGCCACACATCGATATCCCATCCCAAAAAATCGCTGGGACATGAGGGGCAGCCGTGGTACTACGGGCTTTGGCCAGGGGACACCCACGGCGATATCCTGCGTTTTGACGAACTTGCACAGCTTCCGCCACCCGCGAAACCCTACCGAATCAGCGTCATTGCCAGCAACAAAACGACCACACCGGATCACCGAGAACGATTGCGTTTCGTTCAGATGCTCCAAGATGCAATGGGCCAGGATCTCCATGTGTTTGGACGAGGCATCCGGTCGATGCAGGACAAATCCGAGGCGATTTATCCCTACGAGTACCATATCGTTCTCGAAAATGACCACTCCGATTACTATGTCTCCGAGAAACTGGTGGATAGCTATCTCGGCTGGGCATTCCCCATCTACTCCGGAAGCCGACACGTGAACGACTTGTTTCCGACCGAATCGTTTCTTCGCATCGATATGTATCGGCCCGAGGAGTCGATCCACCGCATTCGCGATGCGATCAGGAACAATTTGGCGGAGCGTCGCTTCGACGCAATGCGTACGGCGAGAGAGAGCGTGCTGTATCAACACAATCTTTTCGCCATGATTCAACGTCACTTCGCCGAACTTGCTCCGTGGAGCCCACGGGGACGCGGATGTGTGCTTTACCCAAAGAAACAAGCCACCAAACAAATACTGCGTCGGTTCTACGAACGAGGCTTGCTGCTGGACTGA
- the accD gene encoding acetyl-CoA carboxylase, carboxyltransferase subunit beta, whose amino-acid sequence MSTLENESKQASRRGVPEGLWIKCAGCNETIYRKEVERNLNVCPKCNYHMYVSAWDRISQLLDENTFEICDESVLPTDPLSFSDKKTYAQRLVDEQTRTGLTDAAVCGTGMIRARRVAIAITDSAFIMGSMGSVVGERLTRLIERATELKLPLIIVSGSGGGARMHEGILSLMQMAKVSAALAKYHANGGLYISVLTNPTMGGVAASFASLGDLIFAEPKALIGFAGPRTIKATIRIELPEGFQTSEFLLEHGYVDRIVERKRLKTEIATAIDYCGKL is encoded by the coding sequence ATGAGCACTTTAGAGAACGAATCCAAGCAAGCGAGCCGACGTGGCGTACCTGAAGGTCTTTGGATCAAGTGCGCCGGGTGCAACGAGACGATCTACCGCAAAGAGGTAGAACGGAATTTGAATGTTTGCCCCAAGTGCAACTATCACATGTACGTTTCGGCTTGGGATCGCATCTCGCAATTGCTCGACGAGAATACCTTCGAGATCTGTGATGAGAGTGTATTGCCGACAGATCCCCTCTCCTTCTCGGACAAAAAAACCTACGCGCAACGACTTGTCGATGAGCAAACCCGCACGGGGTTGACCGATGCAGCTGTTTGCGGGACTGGGATGATTCGCGCCCGCCGGGTTGCGATTGCTATCACCGATTCGGCCTTCATTATGGGGAGCATGGGATCGGTGGTGGGGGAGCGTTTGACTCGGCTGATTGAGCGTGCCACCGAACTGAAGCTTCCTTTGATCATCGTGAGCGGGTCTGGCGGTGGAGCCCGGATGCACGAAGGGATTCTGTCCCTGATGCAGATGGCCAAAGTATCCGCGGCGCTCGCGAAGTACCATGCGAATGGCGGGCTATATATTAGTGTCCTCACCAACCCCACGATGGGTGGCGTCGCCGCCAGCTTTGCCAGCCTCGGTGATTTGATCTTTGCAGAACCCAAAGCCCTGATCGGGTTTGCGGGCCCCAGGACGATCAAAGCGACGATTCGAATCGAATTGCCGGAAGGGTTCCAGACGAGCGAGTTTCTGTTGGAGCATGGCTATGTCGACCGAATTGTAGAGCGCAAACGTCTCAAGACCGAGATCGCGACCGCCATCGACTACTGCGGGAAACTGTAG
- the leuD gene encoding 3-isopropylmalate dehydratase small subunit: MKPFTKHTGVVAAMDRANVDTDQIIPKQFLKRIERSGFGQFLFFDWRFHEDGSPNANFELNLPRNASASILVARRNFGSGSSREHAVWAIDDYGIRCVIAPSFADIFYNNCFKNGTLPIQLSEEQVEALFQRHAANPQYTLTVDLENCTVNDGNGFEATFQIEPFRRHCLLHGLDDISLTLENESMISAFEAAHPALA, encoded by the coding sequence ATGAAACCATTTACCAAACACACCGGTGTGGTCGCCGCAATGGATCGCGCGAACGTCGACACCGATCAAATCATTCCCAAGCAGTTTCTCAAACGGATCGAACGAAGCGGCTTCGGCCAATTCCTCTTCTTCGACTGGAGATTCCACGAAGATGGCTCACCAAATGCCAACTTCGAATTGAATCTCCCCCGTAATGCTTCTGCGTCCATCCTGGTCGCACGACGCAACTTCGGCAGCGGTTCGTCGCGAGAGCACGCGGTCTGGGCCATCGACGATTACGGCATCCGATGCGTCATCGCTCCTTCGTTCGCGGATATCTTTTACAACAACTGCTTTAAGAACGGTACCCTCCCGATTCAACTGAGCGAAGAACAAGTCGAAGCCTTGTTCCAAAGGCACGCGGCGAATCCGCAATACACGCTTACCGTCGACCTGGAAAACTGCACGGTGAACGATGGAAACGGATTTGAAGCAACGTTCCAGATCGAGCCATTCCGACGCCATTGCTTGCTGCACGGTCTGGACGATATCAGCTTGACGTTGGAAAATGAGAGCATGATCAGCGCATTCGAAGCGGCGCATCCCGCGTTGGCCTAA
- a CDS encoding GDSL-type esterase/lipase family protein — MKINSQTRTHRMLRWIRHSIALSLATLSSISMPYASTVLAIAPQEKKPTEQKIAPETLRAPIDPEHIRSNHLEAYVERALKWDKEVATLAANNATEGSEDSILFLGSSSIRLWNTIEQDITPWKPVRRGYGGSKFCDVALYTPQLIRGLKYQAAAIFVANDITGSELDKTPEEIARLAKVVINSIRSERPDAPVLLISITATPSRFKHWSRIEQANRALEKLSSEFKNVSFLETQSSYLTSEGQPKPEYFVKDMLHQNSDGYRVWGGLVRKKLDEMIGR, encoded by the coding sequence ATGAAAATCAACTCCCAAACACGAACGCACCGCATGCTCCGATGGATTCGTCATTCCATCGCACTATCTCTCGCGACTCTCTCATCGATATCGATGCCATATGCGTCGACGGTGCTCGCAATTGCTCCCCAGGAAAAGAAACCGACCGAACAAAAAATTGCACCGGAGACCCTCCGTGCACCGATCGATCCCGAACATATCCGTTCGAATCACTTGGAAGCGTACGTCGAGCGGGCATTGAAGTGGGATAAGGAGGTAGCGACGCTGGCGGCGAATAATGCGACCGAGGGAAGCGAAGACTCCATCTTGTTCCTTGGCAGTTCGAGCATTCGTCTGTGGAATACCATCGAGCAAGACATCACTCCTTGGAAGCCAGTCCGTCGAGGTTACGGCGGTTCGAAATTTTGCGATGTCGCTCTTTACACACCTCAATTGATTCGCGGGTTGAAATATCAAGCCGCAGCGATCTTTGTCGCGAACGACATCACGGGGAGCGAGTTGGACAAGACTCCCGAGGAAATTGCTCGGTTAGCGAAAGTCGTTATCAACTCGATTCGATCCGAACGCCCCGATGCGCCGGTGTTGTTGATCAGCATCACGGCTACTCCGTCGAGATTCAAGCATTGGTCTCGTATTGAACAGGCCAATCGTGCTTTGGAGAAGTTGAGTTCTGAATTCAAGAATGTTTCGTTTTTAGAAACCCAATCGTCGTATCTCACTTCCGAAGGCCAGCCGAAACCGGAGTACTTTGTGAAGGATATGCTTCATCAAAATTCGGATGGCTATCGCGTGTGGGGTGGATTGGTTCGAAAGAAATTGGATGAAATGATTGGCCGTTAA
- a CDS encoding FmdB family zinc ribbon protein — MPLYEYECKRCKKQSELLVSKPDAKVECPECGAKEMTKQLSVVSAPVMATGGRGSSPEPGPCGRSECASGCMFDN; from the coding sequence ATGCCACTTTACGAATACGAATGCAAGCGTTGCAAGAAGCAGTCGGAACTCCTCGTTTCGAAGCCCGACGCCAAGGTAGAGTGCCCGGAGTGTGGGGCAAAGGAAATGACGAAGCAATTGAGCGTCGTCAGTGCACCGGTTATGGCGACGGGTGGACGAGGCTCCTCTCCAGAACCGGGACCATGCGGTAGGTCGGAATGCGCGAGCGGTTGTATGTTCGACAACTGA
- the leuC gene encoding 3-isopropylmalate dehydratase large subunit, translating into MSSKPPRTMFQKIWDNHVVHAEPGKQAILYIDLHLVHEVTSAQAFEGLRLAGRKVRRPERTVATPDHNVPTSNRSLPIADPIARQQVDTLRNNCREFGIRLYDLNDHDQGIVHIIGPEQGYTQPGMTIVCGDSHTATHGAFGALAFGIGTSEVEHVLATQTLLQTLPKTYELRVDGSLAPGVTAKDLILYLIGKLTTSGGTGYVLEYTGEVIRRLSMEERMTVCNMSIEAGARAGMIAPDQTTFDYLKGRPYAPKQFDAAVELWKQLPSDPGAVYDRVDIYQGSDIEPQVTWGTNPGQVTSINSKVPNPAAFADDTERKSAANALDYMGLKAGMPLTDVTIDRVFIGSCTNARIEDLRAAAHVVKGYRVSDKVYAMVVPGSGQVKRQAEAEGLDRVFKEAGFDWREAGCSMCLAMNPDRLEPGERCASTSNRNFEGRQGKGGRTHLVSPAMAAAAAISGKFTDIRDWTYKS; encoded by the coding sequence ATGTCCAGCAAGCCTCCTCGTACCATGTTCCAGAAAATCTGGGACAATCATGTCGTCCACGCCGAACCGGGTAAGCAAGCGATCCTCTACATCGATCTGCACCTTGTCCACGAAGTCACGAGCGCCCAAGCGTTCGAAGGACTTCGGCTGGCCGGGCGAAAAGTCCGACGCCCCGAGCGGACAGTCGCGACGCCCGATCACAATGTTCCCACGAGCAATCGCTCCCTTCCGATCGCCGACCCCATCGCGCGTCAACAGGTCGACACGCTGCGAAATAACTGCCGAGAATTCGGGATCCGACTCTACGACTTGAACGACCACGATCAAGGAATCGTGCACATCATCGGGCCGGAACAGGGCTACACACAACCCGGTATGACCATTGTCTGCGGTGATTCGCACACGGCGACTCACGGGGCTTTCGGCGCGCTGGCATTTGGGATCGGTACCAGCGAAGTCGAACATGTGCTCGCGACCCAGACCCTCCTCCAAACATTGCCCAAAACCTACGAACTCCGAGTCGATGGTTCCCTAGCCCCCGGAGTCACCGCGAAGGATTTGATTCTTTACCTCATCGGAAAACTGACCACCTCCGGCGGGACAGGTTATGTACTCGAGTACACCGGTGAAGTCATTCGCCGCCTCTCGATGGAAGAACGCATGACGGTATGCAATATGTCGATCGAGGCGGGTGCTCGTGCAGGTATGATCGCTCCCGATCAAACCACCTTCGACTACTTGAAGGGACGCCCCTATGCCCCGAAACAATTCGACGCCGCGGTCGAACTTTGGAAGCAACTGCCGAGCGATCCGGGCGCCGTTTACGATCGTGTGGATATCTACCAAGGGTCCGATATCGAACCACAAGTCACGTGGGGAACCAACCCAGGACAAGTCACCTCGATCAATTCGAAGGTTCCGAATCCGGCAGCGTTTGCAGACGATACCGAGCGCAAATCCGCAGCCAATGCATTGGACTACATGGGCTTGAAAGCCGGTATGCCTTTGACCGACGTCACAATCGATCGTGTCTTCATCGGCTCCTGCACCAACGCTCGTATCGAGGATTTGCGCGCTGCAGCCCATGTCGTCAAAGGTTACCGCGTGAGCGACAAAGTCTACGCGATGGTCGTTCCTGGCAGCGGGCAAGTCAAACGGCAAGCGGAAGCGGAGGGTCTCGACCGAGTCTTCAAAGAAGCCGGTTTTGACTGGCGCGAAGCGGGATGCAGCATGTGTTTGGCCATGAACCCCGATCGCTTGGAACCAGGCGAGCGATGCGCATCAACATCCAACCGAAACTTCGAAGGTCGGCAAGGCAAGGGCGGAAGAACCCACTTAGTCTCCCCCGCCATGGCCGCTGCCGCTGCCATCTCGGGTAAATTCACCGACATTCGCGACTGGACTTACAAGTCCTAA
- a CDS encoding histidine phosphatase family protein, giving the protein MCNVVVVRPGATVFDEQERIKGSLDIPLSSHGLEQIQRVATELERLPIAHVYCGPCESAQETAKEIADHSKAKWKVCDCFANLDHGLWEGKRIDEVKRQQPKLFRQVQDNPRAFCPPGGETIDEAEARVSKLLSKLCKKHANETIAVVVSEPLATLVANKLMETDIDDMWESECDNGSWELIDADTHQCVDSDSQVSGSLTDGQQSAMGDSNALAGSSSHTSYIRPEYAT; this is encoded by the coding sequence ATGTGTAATGTTGTAGTGGTACGCCCTGGGGCCACTGTGTTCGATGAACAAGAACGAATCAAGGGAAGTCTGGATATTCCTCTCTCGTCGCATGGGTTGGAGCAAATCCAACGTGTCGCGACGGAACTGGAGCGATTGCCTATTGCTCACGTCTATTGCGGTCCTTGTGAATCCGCGCAGGAGACTGCCAAGGAGATCGCGGACCACTCCAAAGCGAAGTGGAAGGTCTGTGATTGCTTTGCCAATTTGGACCATGGACTTTGGGAGGGAAAGCGGATCGACGAAGTGAAGCGTCAGCAGCCGAAGTTGTTCCGCCAGGTTCAAGACAATCCTCGAGCGTTCTGTCCACCGGGCGGGGAAACGATTGACGAGGCGGAGGCTCGCGTTTCAAAATTGCTAAGCAAGCTATGCAAAAAGCACGCAAATGAGACAATTGCGGTCGTCGTTTCCGAGCCGCTCGCTACGTTGGTAGCGAACAAATTGATGGAAACCGACATCGACGATATGTGGGAGTCGGAGTGCGATAACGGGAGTTGGGAATTGATCGACGCAGATACGCATCAGTGTGTCGATTCCGATTCTCAGGTTTCTGGATCGCTAACCGATGGGCAGCAGTCAGCGATGGGCGATTCGAACGCCCTCGCAGGATCATCCTCGCACACCAGTTATATTCGGCCTGAATACGCGACATGA
- a CDS encoding NAD(P)/FAD-dependent oxidoreductase, protein MIRSENQFDVIVIGGGPSGSAAATLLAKRGFKVVVYERDHFPRFHVGESLIPFCYPVLDKLGLLPKMKASHFTKKYGVQFINEHGKLSEPFRFEEYDPHERSQTWQVLRSEFDEMLVHHARESGVTVHEGARVLDVLSEGDRVVGVKVRCEGEEEKEVRASVVIDASGQSSLLIDRFNLRVWDQELRKAAIWTYWKGAKREPGLDAGGTIVIQTQEKKGWFWYIPLHDDVVSVGVVANFDYLFRNRDSKDPEVIYNQEVDRCPGVKPRIEGAERVKDYFVQKEYSYKAKQGGGDGWVLAGDAYGFLDPLYSSGVLLALTSADVVSQAVGDALEANDPSEARLRVWEPEYNKAMNRMRNLVMAFYDGLNFGKLVRRYPDKKNLITDILIGNLFDERVDELWPLIEELKRETAMEMAAAQ, encoded by the coding sequence ATGATTCGAAGCGAAAACCAGTTCGACGTGATCGTGATCGGCGGAGGGCCTTCTGGGTCTGCAGCGGCAACGTTGTTAGCCAAGCGCGGCTTCAAAGTCGTCGTCTACGAACGGGATCATTTTCCTCGATTTCATGTGGGGGAATCGTTAATCCCTTTTTGTTACCCGGTTTTGGACAAACTCGGCTTGCTCCCCAAGATGAAGGCCAGTCACTTCACCAAGAAGTATGGGGTTCAATTTATCAATGAACACGGGAAGCTCTCCGAGCCGTTTCGGTTCGAGGAATACGACCCGCATGAGCGATCGCAGACCTGGCAAGTGCTTCGGAGTGAATTTGATGAGATGCTGGTCCATCATGCGAGAGAATCGGGCGTGACGGTCCACGAGGGGGCGCGCGTACTCGATGTCTTGAGCGAGGGGGATCGCGTCGTCGGCGTCAAAGTGCGATGCGAAGGGGAAGAGGAGAAGGAGGTCCGCGCGTCCGTGGTCATCGACGCGAGTGGGCAGTCGTCTCTCTTGATCGACCGATTCAACCTTCGGGTGTGGGACCAAGAGCTGCGAAAGGCCGCGATCTGGACGTATTGGAAGGGAGCCAAGCGGGAACCTGGACTGGATGCCGGTGGAACGATCGTCATTCAAACTCAAGAGAAGAAGGGCTGGTTTTGGTATATCCCTCTGCACGATGATGTTGTCAGCGTCGGGGTGGTCGCCAACTTCGATTACTTGTTCCGAAACCGGGATTCGAAAGACCCCGAAGTGATCTACAACCAAGAGGTCGATCGCTGCCCAGGGGTAAAGCCTCGTATCGAAGGTGCGGAACGCGTCAAAGATTACTTTGTTCAGAAAGAGTATTCCTACAAGGCGAAGCAGGGTGGGGGAGACGGTTGGGTGTTGGCCGGGGACGCCTACGGGTTTCTTGACCCTCTCTATTCCTCGGGCGTTCTCTTGGCGCTGACGTCTGCCGACGTCGTCTCTCAAGCTGTCGGAGATGCGTTGGAGGCCAACGATCCGAGCGAAGCTCGATTGCGAGTCTGGGAGCCCGAGTACAACAAGGCGATGAACCGCATGCGCAATTTAGTGATGGCGTTTTACGATGGGCTCAATTTCGGTAAGCTGGTGAGAAGATATCCGGATAAGAAAAACCTTATCACCGATATCCTCATCGGCAATTTGTTCGACGAACGGGTCGATGAACTTTGGCCGCTGATCGAAGAACTCAAGCGAGAGACCGCTATGGAAATGGCGGCTGCTCAATAG
- a CDS encoding MarR family winged helix-turn-helix transcriptional regulator, translating into MKRKFDSLSQEAYLSIWRTYDRLKAIEERFFAPFGLTPQQYNVLRLLQGSESSVPTLTIATRLVSRAPDITRMLDRLEQDGYVLRTRSQEDRRAVLVSLTPEGHKILGEIEAPLEAMHADQIGHLSQKELRQLCELLSKARKPHEPEGSNW; encoded by the coding sequence GTGAAACGGAAATTTGATTCGCTCTCCCAAGAGGCTTACCTCTCCATTTGGAGGACGTACGATCGCCTCAAGGCCATTGAAGAGCGGTTTTTTGCTCCTTTTGGGCTAACCCCACAACAATACAACGTGCTTCGGCTGCTTCAGGGGTCCGAATCGTCGGTCCCAACGCTGACCATAGCGACCCGGTTGGTTTCGCGGGCACCGGACATCACTCGCATGTTAGATCGGCTGGAGCAGGACGGTTATGTCCTGCGAACGCGGTCGCAAGAGGATCGCCGGGCTGTTTTGGTTTCGTTGACTCCCGAGGGACACAAGATCCTTGGAGAAATCGAAGCACCGTTGGAGGCGATGCACGCCGATCAGATCGGCCATTTGTCGCAAAAGGAACTTCGGCAGCTGTGCGAACTTCTTTCGAAAGCGAGAAAGCCGCATGAGCCTGAGGGAAGCAATTGGTAG
- the cysC gene encoding adenylyl-sulfate kinase has protein sequence MSDTPQVIWHSQSVSRVEREKRNGHRSCVLWFTGLSGSGKSTIANLVDHQLFDRGARSYLLDGDNVRHGLCAGPNLLAPVYGEEFAQRFGLGFGQQDREENIRRVGAVTELLANAGMICLTAFVSPYRKDRDLVRHWVEKQNGKGSFIEIYVNTPLEVCMARDPKGLYQQAIEGKIINFTGISDPYEAPDAPDLELKSAETPAEQCASQVLSHLIAQGILS, from the coding sequence ATGAGCGATACGCCTCAGGTCATCTGGCATTCGCAATCCGTATCGCGAGTGGAACGGGAGAAACGCAACGGCCATCGGAGTTGCGTTTTGTGGTTCACCGGTTTAAGCGGTTCCGGAAAAAGTACGATTGCAAACTTGGTTGACCATCAATTGTTCGATCGCGGTGCGCGGAGTTATCTCCTCGATGGCGACAACGTCCGGCACGGACTTTGCGCCGGACCCAACCTATTGGCCCCGGTCTACGGCGAGGAGTTCGCTCAACGATTCGGGTTGGGATTCGGTCAGCAAGACCGCGAAGAAAACATTCGACGAGTGGGCGCCGTCACAGAATTGCTCGCCAATGCAGGGATGATCTGCTTGACCGCTTTCGTGAGCCCCTATCGCAAAGACCGAGATTTGGTCCGGCACTGGGTGGAGAAGCAGAACGGCAAAGGCTCTTTCATCGAAATCTATGTCAACACGCCTCTCGAAGTCTGCATGGCGAGAGATCCAAAAGGGCTCTACCAGCAAGCAATCGAAGGAAAAATCATAAACTTCACCGGCATTTCGGACCCCTATGAAGCTCCCGACGCACCCGACTTAGAGCTTAAATCGGCCGAGACGCCAGCTGAGCAATGCGCTTCGCAAGTCCTCTCCCACCTGATCGCGCAAGGAATCCTTTCATGA